One segment of Setaria viridis chromosome 4, Setaria_viridis_v4.0, whole genome shotgun sequence DNA contains the following:
- the LOC117853510 gene encoding oleosin 16.4 kDa, protein MHPSHASHHADPGIQLVAITETDQLPHPRTRDHAMATTSTRTHAHQHQQPPYGLRYEPLRRMQGLDLKTALRASPSASTAATAALLVPLAAALLGASGLALAATLTGLALAAPLLVLFSPVIVPAALAAALAATGLLASGAFGVAGVSALAWAAGYVLRGGGGSGGGLTGMVAQPLDHGEKRRGAEGPAAFVGHRPRDIDVVD, encoded by the coding sequence ATGCACCCATCCCACGCGTCGCACCACGCTGATCCAGGCATCCAGCTCGTCGCTATAACAGAAACAGATCAGCTTCCTCATCCTCGTACCCGTGACCACGCCATGGCCACGACGTCGACGCGGACGCACGcccaccagcaccagcagccgcCGTACGGGCTGCGATACGAGCCGCTGCGCCGCATGCAGGGCCTGGACCTGAAGACGGCGCTCCGGGCCAGCCCGAGTGCGTCcacggcggccacggccgcgcTCCTGGTCCCACTCGCTGCCGCGCTGCTGGGCGCCTCGGGGCTCGCCCTGGCGGCGACACTGACGGGGCTCGCGCTCGCTGCGCCGCTCCTCGTGCTCTTCAGCCCGGTGATCGTGCCGGCCGCGCTGGCCGCGGCGCTTGCCGCGACGGGGCTTCTGGCCTCCGGTGCGTTCGGCGTCGCGGGCGTCTCGGCGCTCGCGTGGGCCGCCGGGTACGTtctgcggggcggcggcggcagcggcggagggctGACCGGCATGGTGGCGCAGCCGCTGGACCACGGGGagaagcggcgcggcgcggaagGCCCCGCGGCGTTCGTCGGTCACCGGCCCCGCGACATCGACGTCGTCGATTAG